Proteins encoded together in one Variovorax paradoxus window:
- the fdhF gene encoding formate dehydrogenase subunit alpha — MNAPSKLAELMPQTIEFTLDGQPIQAFDGETIYKAAERHGVEIPHLCFKDGYRPDGNCRACVVEVRGERTLAPSCCRNVTAGMEVKATSERALKSQKMVVEMLLSDMPDQGYKWIGDDATQQHGELSAWAKKLDIAVRPELKALRREQPKTDISHPAMAVNLDACIQCNRCVRACREEQVNDVIGYAMRGADSKIVFDLDDPMGDSTCVACGECVQACPTGALMPKSHIGSQEVDRKVDSVCPFCGVGCLVTYNVKDEKIVSVDGRDGPANHNRLCVKGRFGFDYAHHPQRLTKPLIRKAGAPKDFGDTPRPDDWSEYFREATWEEALALTTGKLSGLRDTYGAKSLAGFGSAKGSNEEAYLFQKLVRTGFGSNNIDHCTRLCHASSVAALLEGVGSGAVSNQVNDVEHAGLIFVIGSNPTANHPVAATWMKNAAQRGAKIVLADPRRTDISRHAWRTLQFKADTDVAMLNALIHAVIDEGLVDQEFVRTRASNYEALRENVKGYSPEAMAPICGVPAETLREVARAFATAKGSMILWGMGVSQHVHGTDNARCLIALATVTGQIGKPGSGLHPLRGQNNVQGASDAGLIPMMFPNYQRVDNPAVHAWFENFWGTPLDATPGYTVVEIMHKALAPDTDPHKVRGMYIMGENPAMSDPDLNHARHALASLEHLVVQDIFMTETAWLADVVLPASAWPEKTGTVSNTDRMVQLGKRALNPPGDARSDLWIIQQIAQGMGLQWNYQGEESGVAAVYEEMRQAMHAVISGISWERLQRDSSVTYPCLSEEDPGQPTVFIDDFPTADGRVKLVPADIIPANERPDAEYPFVLITGRQLEHWHTGSMTRRATVLDALEPMATASMNQADLLKLGLQAGDVITVQSRRGEVAIHVRRDDGTPSGAVFVPFAYYEAAANLMTNAALDPMGKIPEFKYCAVRISRGGQPMAAAGYGTGSGVLATVD, encoded by the coding sequence ATGAACGCCCCGTCCAAGCTCGCGGAGCTCATGCCGCAAACCATCGAATTCACCCTCGACGGGCAACCGATCCAGGCCTTCGACGGCGAAACCATCTACAAGGCGGCCGAGCGCCACGGCGTGGAGATTCCCCACCTGTGCTTCAAGGACGGCTACCGCCCCGACGGCAATTGCCGCGCCTGCGTGGTCGAGGTGAGGGGCGAGCGAACGCTGGCACCCAGCTGCTGCCGCAACGTGACGGCCGGCATGGAAGTGAAGGCCACCAGCGAGCGCGCACTCAAAAGCCAGAAGATGGTGGTCGAGATGCTGCTGTCCGACATGCCCGACCAGGGCTACAAATGGATTGGCGACGACGCCACCCAGCAGCACGGCGAGCTCAGCGCCTGGGCAAAAAAGCTCGACATTGCGGTGCGGCCCGAACTCAAGGCGCTGCGCCGCGAGCAGCCCAAGACCGACATTTCGCACCCGGCCATGGCCGTCAACCTGGACGCCTGCATCCAGTGCAACCGCTGCGTGCGCGCCTGTCGCGAAGAACAGGTCAACGACGTCATCGGTTACGCGATGCGCGGCGCGGACAGCAAGATCGTGTTCGACCTGGACGACCCGATGGGCGACAGCACCTGCGTGGCCTGCGGCGAATGCGTTCAGGCCTGCCCCACGGGCGCGCTCATGCCCAAGAGCCACATCGGCTCGCAGGAGGTCGATCGCAAGGTCGACTCGGTGTGCCCGTTCTGCGGCGTGGGCTGCCTGGTGACCTACAACGTGAAGGACGAGAAGATCGTCAGCGTCGACGGCCGCGACGGACCGGCCAACCACAACCGCCTGTGCGTGAAGGGCCGCTTCGGCTTCGACTACGCGCACCATCCGCAGCGCCTGACCAAGCCGCTGATCCGCAAGGCCGGTGCGCCGAAGGACTTCGGCGATACGCCGCGTCCGGACGACTGGAGCGAGTATTTCCGCGAGGCCACCTGGGAAGAAGCGCTCGCGCTCACCACCGGCAAGCTCTCGGGCCTGCGCGACACCTACGGTGCCAAGTCGCTCGCGGGCTTTGGCTCGGCCAAGGGCAGCAACGAAGAGGCCTACCTGTTCCAGAAGCTCGTGCGCACCGGCTTTGGCAGCAACAACATCGACCACTGCACGCGCCTGTGCCACGCATCGAGCGTGGCCGCGCTGCTCGAAGGCGTGGGCTCGGGTGCGGTGAGCAACCAGGTCAACGACGTGGAGCATGCGGGGCTGATCTTCGTCATCGGCTCCAACCCCACGGCCAATCATCCGGTGGCCGCCACCTGGATGAAGAACGCCGCGCAGCGCGGCGCGAAGATCGTGCTGGCCGACCCGCGCCGCACCGACATCAGCCGCCATGCCTGGCGCACGCTGCAGTTCAAGGCCGACACCGATGTAGCCATGCTCAACGCGCTCATCCATGCCGTGATCGACGAAGGCCTGGTCGACCAGGAGTTTGTGCGCACGCGCGCCAGCAACTACGAGGCGCTGCGCGAGAACGTGAAGGGCTACAGCCCCGAGGCGATGGCACCCATCTGCGGCGTGCCGGCCGAAACGCTGCGCGAAGTGGCGCGCGCCTTTGCCACCGCCAAGGGCTCGATGATTCTCTGGGGCATGGGCGTGAGCCAGCACGTGCACGGCACCGACAACGCGCGCTGCCTCATTGCGCTGGCCACCGTGACCGGGCAAATCGGCAAGCCGGGCTCGGGCCTGCATCCGCTGCGTGGCCAGAACAACGTGCAGGGCGCGAGCGACGCGGGCCTGATCCCGATGATGTTCCCCAACTACCAGCGCGTCGACAACCCGGCGGTGCATGCGTGGTTCGAGAACTTCTGGGGCACGCCGCTGGACGCAACGCCGGGCTACACCGTGGTCGAGATCATGCACAAGGCGCTCGCGCCCGACACCGATCCGCACAAGGTGCGCGGCATGTACATCATGGGCGAGAACCCGGCCATGAGCGACCCCGACCTGAACCATGCACGCCATGCGCTCGCGAGCCTGGAGCACCTGGTGGTGCAAGACATCTTCATGACCGAGACCGCGTGGCTCGCCGACGTGGTGCTGCCCGCGAGCGCCTGGCCCGAGAAGACCGGCACAGTGAGCAACACCGACCGCATGGTGCAGTTGGGCAAGCGCGCGCTCAACCCGCCGGGCGATGCGCGGTCCGATCTCTGGATCATCCAGCAGATTGCCCAGGGCATGGGCCTGCAATGGAACTACCAGGGCGAAGAGTCCGGCGTGGCCGCGGTCTACGAGGAAATGCGCCAGGCCATGCATGCGGTGATCAGCGGCATCAGCTGGGAGCGGCTGCAGCGCGATTCGAGCGTGACCTACCCCTGCCTGAGCGAGGAAGACCCGGGCCAGCCGACCGTGTTCATCGACGACTTCCCGACCGCCGACGGCCGCGTGAAGCTGGTGCCGGCCGACATCATTCCGGCCAACGAGCGGCCCGATGCCGAATACCCGTTCGTGCTCATCACGGGCCGGCAGCTGGAGCACTGGCACACCGGCAGCATGACGCGCCGCGCCACGGTGCTCGACGCACTGGAGCCCATGGCGACCGCCTCGATGAACCAGGCCGACCTGCTGAAGCTGGGGCTCCAGGCCGGCGACGTGATCACGGTGCAGTCGCGGCGCGGCGAAGTGGCCATCCACGTGCGGCGCGACGACGGCACGCCGAGCGGCGCGGTGTTCGTACCCTTTGCCTACTACGAGGCGGCCGCCAACCTGATGACCAACGCCGCGCTCGACCCGATGGGCAAGATTCCGGAATTCAAGTACTGCGCAGTGCGCATTTCGCGCGGCGGCCAGCCGATGGCGGCGGCCGGGTACGGGACCGGTTCAGGTGTGCTGGCGACGGTGGATTGA
- the apbC gene encoding iron-sulfur cluster carrier protein ApbC — protein sequence MALTPEGLMDALKAVQDPNTGKDFVATRSLKNLQISDGDVSFDLELGYPAKSQHAALRKALVAAAKTVPGVSNVSVNIVTKVISHAVQRGVQLMPNVKNIIAVASGKGGVGKSTTAANLALALAAEGAAVGLLDADIYGPSQPMMLGIEGRPESEDGKTMEPLENHGVQVMSIGFLVDQDEAMIWRGPMATQALEQLLRQTNWKDLDYLIVDMPPGTGDIQLTLSQRVPMTGAVIVTTPQDIALLDAKKGIKMFEKVGVPILGIVENMAVHICSNCGHVEHIFGSEGGKKMAAQYEMEYLGALPLDINIRLQADSGKPTVVADPDGEVAGIYKAVARQVAVGIAEKAKDFSSKFPTISISKNT from the coding sequence ATGGCACTCACCCCAGAAGGGCTCATGGACGCGCTCAAGGCCGTCCAGGACCCGAACACCGGCAAGGACTTCGTGGCGACGCGCTCGCTCAAGAACCTGCAGATATCAGACGGCGACGTGTCGTTCGACCTCGAGCTCGGCTATCCGGCCAAGAGCCAGCACGCAGCGCTGCGCAAGGCGCTGGTGGCGGCGGCCAAGACGGTGCCGGGCGTGAGCAACGTGTCCGTCAACATCGTCACCAAGGTCATCAGCCATGCGGTGCAGCGCGGCGTGCAGCTGATGCCCAACGTCAAGAACATCATTGCGGTGGCGTCCGGCAAGGGCGGCGTGGGCAAGAGCACCACGGCTGCCAACCTGGCGCTGGCGCTGGCGGCCGAAGGCGCCGCCGTGGGCCTGCTCGACGCCGACATCTACGGCCCCAGCCAGCCGATGATGCTGGGCATCGAAGGCCGCCCCGAGAGCGAAGACGGCAAGACCATGGAGCCGCTGGAGAACCACGGCGTGCAGGTCATGTCGATCGGTTTCCTGGTGGACCAGGACGAGGCCATGATCTGGCGCGGCCCCATGGCCACCCAGGCGCTGGAGCAGCTGCTGCGCCAGACCAACTGGAAAGACCTCGACTACCTGATCGTCGACATGCCGCCCGGCACCGGCGACATCCAGCTCACGCTGAGCCAGCGCGTGCCCATGACCGGCGCGGTGATCGTCACCACGCCGCAGGACATCGCACTGCTCGATGCCAAGAAGGGCATCAAGATGTTCGAGAAGGTCGGCGTGCCGATCCTGGGCATCGTGGAAAACATGGCGGTGCACATCTGCTCCAACTGCGGCCATGTCGAGCACATCTTCGGCTCCGAAGGCGGCAAGAAGATGGCCGCGCAGTACGAGATGGAATACCTCGGCGCGTTGCCGCTGGACATCAACATCCGCCTGCAGGCCGACAGCGGCAAGCCCACCGTGGTGGCCGACCCGGACGGCGAAGTGGCTGGCATCTACAAGGCCGTGGCCCGGCAAGTGGCCGTGGGCATTGCCGAGAAGGCCAAGGACTTCTCCTCGAAGTTCCCGACCATCTCGATCAGCAAGAACACCTGA
- a CDS encoding phosphodiester glycosidase family protein encodes MRKLLLLLALCAAGVASAAGMAATAAAAEDPPRYTVVRVDLRKERLELFLRDDTGIEFKSLERLEAWLAGRNRQLLFAMNAGMYHADFSPVGLLVQEGREISPLNLSGGAGNFFLKPNGVFLVSDAGPRVVESSEYPALSKSGVRLATQSGPLLLRHGVVHPAFIPHSDSRKIRNGVGVSGHTAIFVISEQPVNFYEFALYFRDVLHCRDALYLDGTVSALYSLALRRSDLTRELGPIFGVTAP; translated from the coding sequence ATGAGAAAGCTGCTGCTCCTGCTGGCGCTCTGCGCGGCCGGCGTGGCCAGCGCCGCCGGCATGGCCGCCACTGCAGCCGCCGCGGAAGATCCGCCGCGCTACACCGTCGTCAGGGTCGACCTGCGCAAGGAACGGCTCGAGCTGTTCCTGCGCGACGACACCGGCATCGAGTTCAAGAGCCTCGAGCGCCTCGAAGCCTGGCTTGCGGGGCGCAACCGGCAACTGCTGTTCGCGATGAATGCCGGCATGTACCACGCCGACTTTTCGCCCGTCGGCCTGCTGGTGCAGGAGGGACGCGAGATTTCGCCGCTCAACCTGTCGGGGGGCGCGGGCAACTTCTTTCTCAAGCCGAACGGCGTTTTCCTGGTGTCCGATGCCGGGCCGCGCGTGGTCGAATCGTCGGAGTATCCGGCGCTTTCGAAGAGCGGTGTTCGGCTGGCGACCCAATCGGGCCCGCTGCTGCTGCGCCACGGCGTGGTGCATCCGGCCTTCATTCCACATTCGGACTCGCGCAAGATCCGCAACGGCGTGGGTGTGTCGGGCCATACCGCAATTTTCGTGATCAGCGAGCAGCCGGTGAACTTCTACGAGTTCGCGCTCTACTTTCGCGACGTGCTGCATTGCCGCGATGCGCTCTACCTCGACGGCACCGTGTCGGCCCTGTATTCGCTTGCGCTGCGGCGCAGCGATCTCACGCGGGAGCTGGGTCCGATATTCGGCGTGACCGCACCCTGA
- a CDS encoding LysR substrate-binding domain-containing protein codes for MNLLASMRYLVALSEHKHFGRAAQACHITQPALSNALRSLESEFGVVIVKRGRVYVGLTHEGERVLATAQRMLRDNEVLLQELRSEEGQPRGRLRMAAVPTAIPMLSRFAAMLHELHPGIVPAVLSMSSQELETGLESLSVDLALGYTERMHLPGIKLTAWPQSVEHYYLLRRAERPSADRLRIGQPMSWADAGKLPLCLLTPDMHNRSIIDQALREADTAVAPAIETNSVLTLALAVLAGTVSSVLPGAMVAAVRSYRELEALPLVGPEVKTPLGFMTQTGVRPSRALDAALVFLQTPAWREQVRLHSGALGE; via the coding sequence GTGAATCTGCTGGCTTCGATGCGCTACCTGGTGGCGCTGAGCGAGCACAAGCATTTCGGGCGCGCGGCGCAAGCCTGCCACATCACGCAGCCGGCGCTCTCCAACGCGCTGCGCTCGCTTGAAAGCGAGTTCGGCGTGGTCATCGTGAAGCGGGGTCGCGTGTACGTGGGCCTCACGCACGAAGGCGAGCGGGTGCTGGCCACCGCGCAGCGCATGCTGCGCGACAACGAGGTGCTGCTGCAAGAGTTGCGCAGCGAAGAGGGCCAGCCCCGCGGGCGGCTGCGCATGGCGGCGGTGCCTACTGCCATTCCGATGCTGTCGCGCTTTGCGGCCATGCTGCATGAGCTGCACCCGGGCATCGTGCCGGCCGTGCTGTCGATGAGTTCGCAAGAGCTGGAAACGGGGCTCGAGAGCCTTTCGGTCGATCTCGCGCTCGGCTACACCGAACGCATGCACCTGCCGGGCATCAAGCTCACGGCCTGGCCGCAGAGCGTGGAGCACTACTACCTCTTGCGACGCGCCGAGCGGCCCTCGGCCGACCGGCTGCGCATCGGCCAGCCGATGTCGTGGGCCGATGCCGGCAAGCTGCCGCTGTGCCTGCTTACGCCCGACATGCACAACCGCTCCATCATCGACCAGGCGTTGCGCGAAGCCGACACGGCCGTGGCGCCGGCCATCGAGACCAACTCGGTACTTACCCTTGCCTTGGCCGTGCTCGCGGGCACCGTGAGCAGCGTGCTGCCCGGCGCCATGGTCGCGGCCGTGCGCAGCTACCGCGAGCTGGAGGCCCTGCCGCTCGTGGGGCCGGAGGTGAAAACGCCGCTCGGATTCATGACCCAGACCGGCGTGCGCCCCTCGCGGGCGCTCGATGCCGCCCTGGTTTTCCTGCAAACGCCGGCCTGGCGCGAGCAGGTGCGGCTGCACAGCGGCGCGCTCGGCGAGTAA
- a CDS encoding NAD(P)H-dependent oxidoreductase subunit E: MRERIRRKSKLKGRQPDEAALLEVRTLIGARPAEGHRRDLLIEHLHKLNDAFRCLHDRHLVALAREMNIPMAEVYEVATFYHHFEVVRGDETAPGLTVRVCDGLACELAGAKDLLARLPELLGVDGDDVRVIAAPCVGRCEQAPAVVVDRQAVPLATTAKVLQALKSDPDEATVAYFDAAEFALKSVSPPPGAIERMPAFTDYATYRANGGYALASALVNGKQDAEAIIKTMEDSGLRGLGGAGFPAGRKWRIVRDQPAPRLMAVNIDEGEPGTFKDRTYLERDPHRFLEGLVVAAQIVGIEQCYIYLRDEYHDCRALLERELARLQADPPCALPRIELRRGAGAYICGEESAMIESIEGKRGEPRMRPPYIAQVGLFGRPTLEHNFETLYWVRDIVEKGAAWFSGFGRNGRKGLRSFSVSGRVKHPGVKLAPAGITVQELIDEYCGGMLDGHSLYAYLPGGASGGILPARMNDIPLDFDTLQPYGCFIGSAAVMVLSQHDRARDAALNVMRFFEHESCGQCTPCRVGTAKAAALMQAPTWDNTTLEDLAQVMGDASICGLGQAAPNPIRCIQQYFPEEIA; this comes from the coding sequence ATGCGCGAGCGCATCCGCCGCAAGAGCAAGCTCAAGGGCCGGCAGCCAGACGAAGCGGCGCTGCTCGAAGTGCGCACGCTCATCGGTGCCCGACCCGCAGAGGGCCACCGGCGCGACCTGCTCATCGAGCACCTGCACAAGCTGAACGACGCTTTTCGCTGCCTGCATGACCGCCACCTGGTGGCGCTGGCGCGGGAGATGAACATTCCCATGGCCGAGGTGTACGAGGTCGCGACCTTCTATCACCACTTCGAGGTGGTGCGCGGCGACGAAACGGCACCGGGCCTTACCGTGCGCGTGTGCGACGGCCTGGCCTGCGAACTGGCGGGCGCCAAGGATCTGCTGGCGCGGCTACCCGAACTGCTGGGCGTCGACGGCGACGATGTGCGCGTGATTGCGGCGCCCTGCGTCGGGCGCTGCGAGCAGGCCCCCGCGGTGGTCGTCGACCGCCAGGCCGTGCCGCTCGCGACGACTGCCAAGGTGCTGCAGGCCTTGAAGTCCGACCCCGATGAAGCCACGGTCGCGTATTTCGACGCGGCTGAGTTCGCGCTGAAAAGCGTCTCGCCGCCGCCCGGCGCCATCGAGCGCATGCCGGCGTTCACCGACTACGCCACCTACCGCGCGAACGGTGGTTACGCCCTTGCGTCGGCACTGGTCAACGGAAAGCAGGACGCCGAGGCCATCATCAAGACGATGGAAGACTCGGGCCTGCGCGGCCTGGGCGGCGCGGGCTTTCCGGCCGGGCGCAAGTGGCGCATCGTGCGCGACCAGCCCGCGCCCCGGCTCATGGCGGTGAACATCGACGAGGGCGAACCCGGCACCTTCAAGGACCGCACGTACCTCGAGCGCGATCCGCACCGCTTTCTCGAAGGCCTGGTGGTGGCGGCGCAGATCGTCGGCATCGAGCAGTGCTACATCTACCTGCGCGACGAATACCACGACTGCCGCGCATTGCTCGAAAGAGAGCTGGCCCGGCTTCAGGCCGACCCGCCGTGCGCACTGCCGCGCATCGAGCTTCGGCGCGGCGCGGGTGCTTATATCTGCGGCGAAGAGTCGGCCATGATCGAAAGCATCGAAGGGAAGCGCGGCGAACCGCGCATGCGCCCGCCGTACATCGCGCAGGTGGGCCTCTTCGGCCGTCCGACGCTGGAGCACAACTTCGAAACCCTCTACTGGGTGCGCGACATCGTCGAGAAAGGCGCGGCCTGGTTCAGCGGCTTCGGTCGCAACGGCCGCAAGGGGCTGCGCAGCTTCAGCGTGAGCGGCCGGGTGAAGCACCCGGGCGTCAAGCTCGCCCCGGCGGGCATCACCGTGCAGGAGCTCATCGACGAATACTGCGGCGGCATGCTCGACGGCCACTCGCTGTATGCCTACCTGCCGGGCGGCGCGTCGGGCGGCATTCTGCCGGCGCGAATGAACGACATTCCGCTCGACTTCGACACGCTGCAGCCCTACGGCTGCTTCATCGGATCGGCCGCCGTGATGGTGCTGAGCCAGCATGACCGCGCACGCGATGCCGCGCTGAACGTGATGCGATTCTTCGAGCACGAAAGCTGCGGCCAGTGCACGCCATGCCGCGTCGGCACCGCCAAGGCCGCGGCGCTGATGCAGGCCCCCACGTGGGACAACACCACGCTCGAAGACCTGGCGCAGGTCATGGGCGACGCTTCAATTTGCGGACTCGGACAGGCGGCCCCCAACCCGATTCGCTGCATCCAGCAATATTTCCCGGAGGAAATCGCATGA
- a CDS encoding YceH family protein, with protein MTQALPILSLVETRVLGVLAEKQRTVPDSYPLTLNSLVSGCNQKTSRNPVLDLSEAQVQAAIDSLKGYSLVAETSGGRAFRYEHNIDRVLRIPSQSVILLTVLMLRGPQTAGELRIACDRMHNFADISSVEGFLDELAERPAGALVVKLARLPGARESRWAHLLSGAPAEEVAGPGGASADGAYAPHDASLGELAALKANVARLEAELASLKALVRRVCSELGISEAG; from the coding sequence ATGACCCAGGCCCTACCCATTCTTTCGCTTGTCGAAACCCGCGTGCTCGGCGTGCTGGCCGAAAAGCAACGCACCGTGCCCGACAGCTATCCGCTCACGCTCAATTCGCTGGTTTCGGGCTGCAACCAGAAGACCAGCCGCAACCCTGTGCTCGACCTGAGCGAGGCGCAGGTGCAGGCCGCCATCGACAGCCTGAAGGGCTACAGCCTGGTGGCGGAAACCAGCGGTGGCCGCGCCTTCCGCTACGAGCACAACATCGACCGCGTGCTGCGCATTCCGTCGCAGTCGGTCATTCTGCTCACCGTGCTGATGCTGCGCGGCCCGCAAACGGCCGGCGAGCTGCGCATTGCATGCGACCGCATGCACAACTTTGCCGACATCTCTTCGGTCGAGGGCTTTCTCGACGAACTCGCTGAACGGCCGGCCGGCGCGCTGGTCGTCAAGCTCGCGCGCCTGCCCGGTGCGCGCGAAAGCCGCTGGGCGCATCTGCTGAGCGGTGCGCCGGCGGAAGAGGTCGCCGGACCTGGCGGCGCTTCGGCCGATGGTGCCTACGCGCCGCACGATGCGTCGCTCGGCGAGCTCGCAGCGCTCAAGGCCAATGTGGCGCGGCTCGAGGCCGAGCTTGCGTCGCTGAAGGCGCTGGTGAGGCGGGTGTGCTCGGAGCTCGGGATTTCCGAGGCGGGCTAG
- a CDS encoding winged helix-turn-helix domain-containing protein — protein sequence MKTRVQFRLRIYRDDSIAFGPGKIDVLEAVAETGSISAAARKLGMSYRRAWMLIDEMNNALSSPAVNTAAGGSRGGGTALTPVGEEIVKHYRAIENAARLATAADVRALTRLLAP from the coding sequence ATGAAAACCAGAGTCCAGTTCCGCCTTCGCATCTACAGGGACGACAGCATCGCCTTCGGCCCCGGCAAGATCGACGTGCTGGAAGCCGTGGCGGAGACGGGCTCGATCTCGGCCGCGGCGCGAAAGCTGGGCATGTCGTACCGGCGAGCTTGGATGCTCATCGACGAGATGAACAACGCCCTCAGTTCCCCAGCCGTGAACACCGCGGCCGGCGGCTCGCGCGGCGGCGGCACCGCGCTTACGCCCGTCGGTGAAGAAATCGTCAAGCACTACCGGGCCATCGAGAATGCCGCCCGCCTGGCCACGGCGGCGGACGTCCGCGCACTGACGCGCCTGCTCGCGCCCTGA
- a CDS encoding phytanoyl-CoA dioxygenase family protein produces the protein MRSEAFIRDGFLRVDNAFSRELAAEARAILWRDTGCDANDPSTWTKPVIRLGMYPQQPFVEAANTPLLHEAFNLLVGPGRWQPCRSMGTFPVRFPSAEDPGDAGWHIDVSFGLENPDFMSWRANLRSKGRALLMLFLFSDVGEDDAPTRIRAGSHADIARMLMPAGEEGLSLGELARNGFAESAGRPEVLATGAAGTVYLCHPFLVHSAQPHRGTRPRFMAQPPLLPAQPFDLEAPPKVRCPVEEAIVRAVNG, from the coding sequence ATGCGCTCCGAAGCGTTCATTCGCGACGGCTTCCTGCGGGTCGACAACGCCTTCTCGCGCGAGCTCGCGGCCGAGGCGCGCGCCATCCTTTGGCGAGACACTGGGTGCGACGCCAACGATCCGTCCACATGGACCAAGCCCGTCATCAGGCTTGGCATGTACCCGCAGCAGCCTTTCGTCGAGGCCGCCAATACACCGCTCCTGCACGAGGCCTTCAACCTGCTCGTCGGCCCCGGCCGGTGGCAGCCGTGCCGCAGCATGGGCACCTTTCCCGTGCGCTTTCCCTCGGCCGAAGATCCGGGCGATGCCGGCTGGCACATCGACGTGAGCTTCGGGTTGGAGAACCCGGACTTCATGTCATGGCGCGCGAACCTTCGCTCCAAGGGGCGGGCGCTGCTGATGCTCTTCCTGTTTTCGGATGTGGGCGAGGACGACGCGCCCACGCGCATTCGCGCCGGTTCGCATGCCGACATCGCCCGAATGCTGATGCCCGCGGGCGAGGAAGGCCTGTCGCTCGGTGAACTGGCGCGCAACGGTTTTGCCGAGTCCGCCGGGCGGCCCGAGGTGCTGGCGACGGGGGCGGCGGGCACCGTGTACCTGTGCCATCCGTTCCTGGTGCATTCGGCCCAGCCGCACCGCGGCACGCGGCCGCGTTTCATGGCCCAGCCGCCGCTGCTGCCCGCGCAACCGTTTGACCTCGAAGCTCCGCCGAAGGTGCGTTGCCCTGTGGAAGAAGCGATCGTGCGGGCGGTGAACGGCTAG
- a CDS encoding patatin-like phospholipase family protein: MPETPPATGLLLTGGGARAAYQVGVLEAISEIRRTAGFAGQPNPFPVITGTSAGAINAAALACGADDFDGVVAHIAQVWRGFHAGQVYRADSLSVLGSGTRWRMLLGLGRFAANWMRIKPRSLLDNAPLADLLARMVPLDRLPQLMQQGHLRALAVTASSYSSGEHVTFFEAAAPMEPWVRSQRLSVRDRISHAHLLASSAIPFVFPATALPMQGHTEYFGDGSMRQSAPIAAAIHLGAQRILVIGAGRMHEPRDTDAPNTYSGYPTMAQIAGHALSSIFLDALAVDIERLRRINHTLGLIPEEARKSSSLRPLDLLVISPSERLDVIAARHVDALPGAVRHLLGGSKVAADVKGGALASYLLFESAYTRELMALGRADAMRQQDEVLRFFGWNAAA; the protein is encoded by the coding sequence ATGCCCGAGACACCCCCCGCCACCGGTCTCCTGCTCACCGGAGGCGGCGCCCGGGCTGCCTACCAGGTCGGCGTGCTCGAAGCCATTTCCGAAATTCGGCGAACCGCCGGTTTCGCAGGCCAGCCCAATCCCTTCCCCGTGATCACCGGCACTTCGGCCGGCGCCATCAACGCCGCCGCGCTGGCTTGCGGCGCCGACGATTTCGACGGAGTGGTCGCGCACATTGCGCAGGTCTGGCGCGGTTTTCATGCCGGGCAGGTCTACCGGGCCGATTCGCTCTCGGTGCTCGGCAGCGGCACGCGCTGGCGCATGCTGCTCGGGCTGGGGCGATTTGCCGCCAACTGGATGCGCATCAAGCCTCGCTCCCTGCTCGACAACGCGCCGCTGGCCGACCTGCTGGCCCGCATGGTGCCGCTGGACCGGCTGCCGCAACTCATGCAGCAAGGCCACCTGCGCGCGCTGGCCGTGACGGCGTCGAGCTACAGCTCGGGCGAGCACGTCACCTTCTTCGAAGCCGCCGCGCCGATGGAACCGTGGGTGCGCTCGCAACGGCTTTCCGTGCGTGACCGCATCAGCCATGCGCACCTGCTGGCCTCGTCGGCCATTCCCTTCGTGTTTCCGGCCACGGCGCTGCCGATGCAGGGGCATACCGAATATTTCGGCGACGGCTCGATGCGGCAGTCGGCACCCATTGCCGCTGCAATTCACCTGGGCGCCCAGCGCATCCTGGTGATTGGCGCGGGCCGCATGCACGAGCCGCGCGACACCGACGCGCCCAATACCTACAGCGGCTATCCCACCATGGCGCAGATCGCGGGCCATGCGCTGTCGAGCATCTTTCTGGATGCACTGGCGGTGGACATCGAACGGCTGCGGCGCATCAACCACACGCTCGGCCTCATCCCCGAAGAAGCGCGCAAGTCGAGCTCGCTGCGCCCGCTCGATCTGCTGGTGATTTCTCCGTCGGAGCGGCTCGACGTGATTGCGGCGCGCCATGTCGACGCGCTGCCCGGCGCGGTGCGCCACCTGCTCGGTGGCTCCAAGGTTGCGGCCGACGTGAAGGGCGGCGCGCTTGCGAGCTACCTGCTGTTCGAGTCGGCCTACACGCGCGAGCTGATGGCGCTCGGGCGGGCCGATGCGATGCGGCAGCAGGATGAAGTGCTGCGGTTCTTTGGGTGGAATGCCGCCGCCTGA